CGCTCTCCTTTTCCATAAAAGTCAAGATTTGGTTTATAGGTTAACTGATTATCTTTTATCTCTAAGACAAGAAGAGTCCATGTTGAAAGTAAATTTGAAGGAGTATATAAAAAACTAGATGAAAGATAGATTACATTCCGATTTAACTGCTTGATTAAAGCTTGTGAGGATTTTGTGTGGTGTAACAAAATCCTCAGACTGCTAGCAATTCGCCTCGCTTCAGTTTCATTTCCTTCATCAAAATAATCAATTGCACGTTTTAGGTAACTAATTTGATCATTCCAATACTCCTCAAGTTCATCGGTATTCTTCTTAATTTTTACCATAGGCGCCTCCCTACTGTATTCTACATGTATTCTACTGTATTCTACTGTATTCTACTGTATTCTACTGTATTCTACTGTATTCTACTGTATTCTACTGTATTCTACTGTATTCTACTGTATTCTACTGTATTCTACTGTATTCTACTGTATTCTACTGTATTCTACTGTATTCTACTGTATTCTACTGTATTCTACTGTATTCTACTGTATTCTACTGTATTCTACTGTATTCTACTGTATTCTTATTACTAATAGTATCCTGACTGCAGTCATTTATCAACTAAAAGATAATACTGATTGCGGTCATTTTTACTTGAACCAAACCAAGTAATGATTTCTAAATCACGAAGTTTATGTAACATTTTAACAACAAATGAGCGACTTCTACCAGTCAATTCAACAGCTTTTGCCGTTGTCATTCTCTCGCCTGAATTATACATATAGTGGATAATCAGTTGCTCATCTGCTGTTAATTCACCAAAATCAGAGAACTGTTTTTCCAAACTGTCTCGTGTGCGCAGATGTCGGCTGACAATATTATTCTCAAGCGTCAGGACAACCTTATTCCCAGGTTCTGAGTATTTAGGTTCATGGAGAAAAGCAGATTCCATCTCAGAATAGATACGCTTAACACCTTCATTCATCTCACGTACCCAACCGAACTCTGTCAAGGTTCTAGCAATGCGAGGGTTTCTCGAAAAACGTTCATGCTTGATATTTTCAACTGTTACAATATTAGGTAATTTCCCTGGGCTATGAATCTCTAGTCGATCATCAAACATAAGGACACGAATGTGATCTCCATAGACAGAATAATCACGGTGAGTTACGGCATTGACAACACCTTCAACCCAAGCAAATTCAGGATACTCAGGTAAAATTTGGAATTGCCCGTTGTCATCTAAATACTGAAATTCACGAAGCTGAGTACGGATAAAATCTCTAACCTTGATAATCAAAGTTGGGAGAGCATCATCAAAGGTCACTTCCTTGATAACATTAAAACTACTTCCAGTCCCCATGTCAGTACCATCAAACCGTTGAAAACGAACACGCGCTTGAGGAAAGAAAGCTGACGGATATTTACCAAAAAGCAAAATGGCTGCCTTAGTTAATTTCCCATTGATTAGAAAACGACGAGCTTTGAGAATTTCTTCTGTAGAACGATCTGAAATATCAAAACGATTTTTAAAATCCTGAACCAGATGGTCATCAATATCTTCCAAGGTCGCATCAGATACAATTTCATCCTCAAAGAAACGTTGTCCCTTATCATAGCTGAGCTGAGTGCGTTGCTCGTAGCTCAACTTGACCGTTTCATCACCCTGACGAAGATAAACCTCATCACTTGGTGCTGCAATCACACGATTTGACGACAATTCCACAGAGATAACTAAAATAAGATCTTCTTCCCCCTTATGATTAACCGCAGGGATTTCTTCAAAAGATAGATCCAAAGGAGTCTCACGCATCTCACGATCAATCTTTTTGAAATCTTCAATCGGATAAGCTTTCCCATCTTTGAAACCTGTAATAATATTACCCTGTTTCTCATCTTCAATACCAATAACTAACTGACCTCCGTCCGCATTTGCAAAAGCAATCAGGTGTTTGAGAAGTTCAGAAGGTTTCTTTCTAGCTGATTTTCTATCTAGGTATTGGTTTTCTGGAGAAAATTGATAGTGAGATAAGTTTTGATTCATATAGTTCTCCTTAAACATATAAAAAATAATTAAAAATTCATGATTTACAAAGTCCTAGATTTTAAATGTACAATATTATTTCTCTCTTGTAACAACGTCTCCTTTGGAATGTCCATAAGCTCTGAAAGTATCTCTACTGGAAGAGGATAGCCGTACTTAAGATTAAATCGCTGGACTATAGATTGATTTTCAAATAAGCCCGCATCCGTCAGTAATTTATATGCCTGTTTAGCAAGGATTGGTCGTGATACTGGAATACTTGTATCCTCTGGCTCCTCTCTTCGCCATCCTCTGGCACTCATTCTTTTTTGTAGACGAGTATATTGTTCCGAATTTAACAAACCCAAATCCTTTGCACGATAAATCATACTGGCTATAGATACATTCCACTTAGACTTCAATTTCAAATAATATACGAGGTCTTCTTCATGTCCTTTTAGATCTTCGGAAAAAGCAGAGGCTGGTAATAAAAAACTCGAAGCAAATCTATTAGCTTCTTGCTCCATTTGTCTATATTCAACATTGGAAAGCTCCTGTGGATATACTGTTCTAGCATGCAAAACCCAATGCCCTAACTCATGAGCCAAGCTAAATTGTTGCCTGAAAAAATTATTATTATCTTGGTCGATTAAAATACAATAATATCTCTCAGAATCTGTTCCCATTTTCAATTCAACAAAACTTCCAAAAGCATCCACTTTCTCAGACTTTGAATTAATTATTGCAATATGGAAGCCATTTGTTTCTAGTAACCTGAGAACACTGGAAATTGGGTTATCACCCAATCCCCAACTCTTTCTTATCTGATCTGCAACTTCCTCTGGTGAAGCATTTTCATGACTTTCAAATTCTGCTAATTTCGGGAAATCAACATAATCTTCAAAAAAATTCGCCAAGAGAGCCAGTGCTTTTTTTAGCATCTCACTAGACTTCTTCTCAGTTTGTGAGGATGTTAACTTACTCCTATAAAAAGTTCCTAAATCAGTAGTTATAAATTTATCTTTTGTTTGATAGAAGGACAGCGGAAATTTCAGTTCAAAAATTATTTTTTGCAATACCTCAGAACTCGGCTTTGATAAATTCTTTTCGTATTTAGAAATCATCTGTTTAGAAACTCCAACGTTCTCCGCCAATTGGCTAATGGAATAATGTCTAAAATATCTCGATTCCCTAAGTCTATCTCCATTAAATTCTTGAGCCATTATAACGTTCCTTTTACTATTGGTTTTAATGTAACGAGTTGAGGCTCATCTACTAAATCATTCACCTGTTCATCACGTATAGCCTCAGTTCTAATTATACCAGCTGAACTTGGAAGCAAGTGAGAAATATCTACTGAACCAACTGATAAAAATTGTGGAGTGTAGTCTTCTAACGAAGCACTCACAGCTTCTTGACCTACATAATCAACAATCAAGAATCTAATCTTAGTCACATGTTCACAATACTCACCAAGCATCCTAATCAGATCAGCTTCTTTTCTTTTCACTTCAGAGCTATCAGCATCAAAAAGAGAAAGCTGTTCCACTTCTTGTTCAGGATAAAGCCCCTCATTTTTCAAAAGTAAACTTAAGGTATAATGAGTAGAGGTTCCATTTTTGAAATATCGATTACGAATTGTCCTAAAATTATTTTTGGAGAAGAAGGCTATTAGTTCACCTGTCTCAATATTCAATATAGGGTCAAATTGCCAAATCCCCCTCTTAATATGCAAAACTTTCCAAATACTAGTATTTTCAAATAATCCTTGAAGCATATCCGCTCTTCGTGCCCATGTAGCCTGATAAATTCCATTTTGACTAGTCTCTGAGATAGCAACTTTAAAATCCTGCTCCAGATGCCTAGTTGTAAAACTCATCGCTTCCAAACACTTGATGATTACTTCCCTTTCAATATTATAACTATGTTTCATTTATTCACCTCAATTCATATGTTATCTTAACCACATTATAACAGAGAAAGGAGACAAAAACAAGAAAAACCACCAAAAAAGTCAACCGCTTTTTGTGGTGGTTTATGCATCTACCCCATCTCCTTCACTTTACTTTCAATAAATTCAATTTCATCATCCGAAAGACCATATTTTCGATAGAGTTGTGCGTTTATCTCGGATATTGATTGTGACCAATCAATATCCGAGTTAGATGTAAAGTCCTGGAGGGGGACAAAGCGATAAGTTTTTCTAGTTCCATTTTGATTCGCTTTCGCAACGCTAATTAAGAATCTCACAAATCTAGTGGTTAAGTATTTTCCTAAATTCTTAGACGAATCTAATGACAAATTTAAACTAGCTCCAATAACAAGATAAGTTTCCGTACAAATTTCCTTAGGACTCGCAATGATAGTGTTCAAATTGTCATCTGATAAATCAGTTCCAATGTTATTTGCAAATGCAGTTAAAACTTTGTAGTTCTCAATAATACTAGTATTTTTTGAAATTAGCGAAGAATCAATATACCCTACATTACCTTTACTGGCATATACTCTTAAATCATTTGCACTTGATGACTCAACTGATAGTTTATATGTCGTTGGTATCCCAAAAGGGTTACGCTCAGATATATACTTATAAAGCATTCTATTACTATTCTCATACTCTCCTACAATCATTTGCTTTTTTAGCAGTTTATCAAGGAGTTTAAAAGAACTAGACTCCGAAATAAAAATATCTAATTCTCTCAATCTATACGGTCTAAACCCAGTATCAAAAAGCTTGCCATTCTTGAATGTATTTACTAAAATATCAGATTTTTTGTTATCAAAAGAGCTATCCCAAAGAAAAAAATTCACCCCACCTCTTAAGTTGACATTACTGAAAACATCGTTCGGAGTCAAGTAGTTATTAAATACTTTAAAATGCCTATCTTCTAATAAGCGATTTCTAAATTCATCTAAGCCTTTCCCTCCTAAAAACCATACACTTGGCGTTATCAATGTTATATAGCGAGGGGATAACGAAATAGCTAAATCGATAAATTTATCATATAAAGGCTTGGCGCTGCCATTCCCCGAAGAATTATCACTTTCCTGATACGGAGGATTTCCTATCACTACATCAAATTTCACCTTGTTAAATACCTCCTCGACTAGTTTTTTACCTTGTTCAATATCTGTTTTAAGCGTTTCTGTCAGTTTCTCAATGTAAGTTACATTAGTCTTATACTTCCGATAGCCTGTCAGTGTACGTTCAGTGATGGTTTTTGCCATTGGTGTTTTGGCAATAGCATAGATGTTATTCGCTAAAATCTCCTGATAGACTTGGTCAGCTTCAAAACGATTATCATCATTTTCTGCCACTCGTTGATAATACAGACTAATGGCACTATGAAGGGGATAGAGACCTGTCTTCGAGTTGATGTCTAAAATTTTAGTTTCTTTCTGATAAATAGATGAGGCAATCTCATTGTCTACCCAGTGAAGATTTGACGTCGCACCATCTGTCACCGACTCAAAGTTATCATCATAGAAATTCAAACCGCCTACCGACTTAGATACTTGTAGATTTACCACGCGCCACGGTGTCAGTACCGTTTCCTTGTCAGGATTTTTAAAGGTGCTAAACAGCTCTGCAATCTGCTCTGCCCGCTCGATGAAGTCCAGGTCCTCAAATGATTTGGCACGCTGACGGATAATACGACCCGCTTCGATAAAGACCTCAGCATCATAATACTTGGTAATCTCACTAAACATTCCCTTGGTGAAACCTTTTGGCATGAACTCTTTCCACGATTCATCATCCACCTGCTTGATAAAGTCCTGAATGGTGATGTCTTTTGATAAATCGACCGCCATACCGTAAATCATCATCGGAATACGGATAGATACCCCACGTAAAATAGAGATCATATTTTTCCGCTGTTTCTTAGCTTCTTTTTGTTTTTCGATAACTTCCAGCTCTTCTGGAGTCCGTTTAACTTTGGGTTTCTTCTTAGCCCGTTCAGCTTGCTCGTGTTCTTCATCTGTCAAACCATTTTCGTTAATCACAACTTTCTTAGGTGTTTTTTGACTCTGCGTCTTACCAACGATAGCATTGAGTTTGGTAAACATACTTGCATCATCAGCAGTTAAAGTTAGAAGATTATCATTATAGAGACTGTCGTCTTCAAAACCTGACCGCACTGCCTTTTCAGCATAAACTTTCTTGAGCTGTGTCAACATTCTATCGACATCGTAAGTCTTCATACCATGCTCAGAAGCCCCTAAAATTGGCATAAAGTTTAACAGACGAGCCATAGCTTGCTTTTGTGCTTTCGTATTTTTCTTCCCTACACCTGAGTTAATCTGAGCACTCTCCGCCATGACAGTCAAGGCTCTATCAGGAGCAAAATCAAAGACATAGCAATTGGTCTTCATTCCCAATTTCTCATGTGAGAAAGGCGTCTGGGCACGAAAGGCAGCTTGCAGGTAGTTCATGGCACTATTGGTATTTGACAAGAACATGACCGCTGTCCACTCTGGGATATTGACGCCTGTTGTCAACTTACGAACAGTCAGGGTAATGGTTTTTGTCTGAGATGGGTCTTGACCAATAGCAGAGCGAACTTTCTCTATATCCGCATCGTTAGCAATTCCGTCATCGCTACTTGAGCCTCGAACCACGTTAACAATTTTGTATTCTTTCCCGAAAATCGGATGTTCTTTCAGCAAGTCCTCAAAGGCATTAGCTTCCTTAACACCTGGCATGAGCCAAAGTGTATGCCGCAACTCCTCACGATAATTCTTCGTTGAGAAAGGGTAATTAGTACTGCTATCTGGATGCGTAATATTGTCTAAGAACTGACAAACCTCTTGCCGATAAACAAGTTTGCCATCCTCAGACACACGGAAGAACTCTCTGAAGTTGAACGATTTGCTCTCATCGGAAAAACGTTCCTTGTGTTTCATTTCAAAAGTGTACATCGATACTTTTGGTAACGTTTCATAAGGGTTTGGCTCATTTGGACGTTCTAATTCCCACTTCTTCTTAGCCTGTTGTTCCATGACATAGTCCCAAGTATAGACTTGCTCCTCATCAAATTGATCCAAAAGATTAAATGGCGTCCCAGATAGTTCTAGTATTCTTGTATGCTCTTTGACCAATTCCTTCATAACGGTGTCACTGAGCTCGGTTTGCGTTCCCTCGTGCGCCTCATCAATGATGATCAAATCCCAATCCACATCCGCAAAATCTTTCAGGTTGGTTTGTCCACCATTGTATCGAAGGAGTTGGATGGAGGCAAAATAGATAAATGGTTTCTCACCTCGCTTCAGGTTTTCAAGCGTTTCTCCTTTATTGACAGAGCCAAAGTCGTAGCCTGCCTCACTCATCTTCATTTTCTTGAAATCATCAAACCAAGAATCTGCCACAACAGGGCGATGTGTCATGATAAGAACTTTTTGAAAGGCTTCATTCTTGACTAATTGTAAGGACGTCAAGGTCTTACCAAAACGCATTTTGGCATTCCAAAGCATCTTATCTTTTTTCTTAAAGACTTTTTGCGTCTGCTCGACTGCGGCTTCTTGTTCTGGACGAAGGGTGATGACTGGTTCCTCAATAAATGATTCTTTGGCAGTAATATTTAAATAATTTCTACCTTCTTTAACCGCTTTAATGGCAGCCTTAGCTGTCTCTAAATCTGTCTTGAACCACTCTGTTCCTTCCAGTTGATCAGCCCGCTTAATCCCTGAACGCTTCAAGACATTATGCACATCATAATCATGAAACCATGACTTGGTTGCCTTTTTATAAGCAAGCTCTACCCAGCCAAGCGTGTAAGGCAAACCAGATGTTTTCATATACTGGTTGATACGTTTTGGGGCAACTGTTCTCAAAAAGTCACTATTGGGTGACCAATCCGTCTCAATGTCATCCGAAGAAACCGTCCCCTCACCGATTTTTTGCGTGCCTTCAAAAGCGTTAAATAGCCCACTGTCATTATTAACCGTTTGAATATAGATAAACTTCCGCTCAGCCGTGGTGTACATTTCTTGTGCTCGTGGTTCTAAAAACTGACCGATTGCACCTGCTTTAATATCTGGTTCAATATATGTCAGCATGACCCAAGCTAGGATTTCAAAGACTTGTTTCAACGATTTTAAAGCATTTTCTTTCGTCGCATCTTCTGGATTGAGGACATGAGCAGAATTATTCCCCTTGCCCTTGATGTCATAGAAATGATCAATAATAGTCTTATTATCAATAAGGCCTTTTATCTCACTTAGCACATCGTTAAAAGTCGCACGTTCACGAATATCTAGGTATTCTCTATCAGCAACCAACCTTGCTGTATTTTCAGCAACTTTCCTCACTTTTGTTAGCGTGCCTTCATAATCCCCGTGCGTATAATTTTCTTCAGCCATATTTATAGTTCTAAAAAGCTCGGCTGTATCTATATCAATTGCCAAAAATTCGAAATTTGAAATCATAGCCTAATCTCCTAGCAAATACACTTTCTGAATACTTATCTCTTCTATTGCATCTGTTTTTTCAACAACTTCATCTTCTATTTTAAATTCATCATCGATATCAAAAAAGCTCAGTTGTCCTTCTACGACTGCCCTATCATCTTCAACCTCTTTACCTAAAAGTTCTGATAATGCAAAAGGAATTTTTCTCACCAAACTAGGATGTCCTTTAACCATTTGCCATTCATTAAACCTGATAGGCTCCCCTGTGACTGGGTGCTGCTGAGTCAAGGTATTTCCTCTCACAATATTTTTATGAATAAGATAGTGAGCTGATTTGTAGATATCACTCTTACTACTCAGTTTCACACTAAAAGTTCTTTCATACCAATCTAGGTAATAAAGAAACATGCGCGATCGTGCCACTTCTAGGTTATCTTCTAAAAACTCTATGCCATAAATAGACGAGAGAGCAACTAAAGACTTTGTTTTCCAATTTCTTTTGTCATACTGTCTGACCACTGCCTTTAGTTTTCTCTCCAAAATAGCTTGCAAAAAATTGCCATCACCTGCAGATGGCTCTAAAAAGGTCTTATATACACTTTCACAAGCTTCTTTCACACCCGGAGTATCCAGCATTTTCTGAACCATCCAGGCAGGTGTAAAGACTTCACCATGTTTTTGAACACGTTGTTTTGATTTGATTAAATTCTCTTCCAAAGCCAACTCCTTGAAAACGTTTATCTTGACTATCATTATACCATTTTCCAATGAACACTACTAGATTTCATCAGCGCTTTATCCAAAAAACGTCAAATAAAATTGGTACACGATTTTTAACAAATGCTTTTCAAAAATCACGAAAAAACACCCCATGGTGTGAACCATGAAGTGTTGTAAATGCAGCATTGTAGCTGGTTCTTAACGTTTTGAGAATTGTGAAGCTTTACGTGCTTTCTTAAGACCTGGTTTCTTACGTTCAACCATACGAGCGTCACGTGTAAGAAGGCCTGCGCGTTTCAATGAATCGCGGAAGTCTGGGTCTACTTGAAGCAATGCACGCGCGATACCGTGACGGATCGCACCTGATTGACCACCGTAACCACCACCGTTCACGTTAACGAAAACGTCGTATGAACCTTGTGTTGAAGTTACTGCGAATGGTTGGTTGATAACCAAACGAAGGTCAGCGTGTGGGATGTACTCTTCTACATCTTTTTTGTTTACTGTGATTTTACCAGTACCTGGGACCAAACGTACGCGTGCAACCGCGTTTTTACGACGACCAGTACCTGTGTATTGTGCTTGTGCCATTTAGATTACGTCCTTTCCCTTAGATAAGACCTGAAATATCAAGTACTTCTGGTTGTTGTGCAGCGTGAGTGTGCTCAGCACCTACAAACACTTTCAATTTCATGCCTTGTGCACGACCAAGTGTGTTGTGTGGAAGCATACCTTTAACTGATTTTTCAATCAAACGAACAGCGTTTTTAGAACGCAATTCACCAGCTGAGATTGATTTCAATCCGCCTGGGTGGTTTGAGTGAGTGTAGTAGATTTTATCAGTTGCTTTTTTACCAGTCAATTTCACTTTCTCAGCGTTGATAACGATAACGAAGTCACCAGTATCAGTGTGAGGTGTGAAAGTTGGTTTGTTTTTACCGCGAAGAACGCTAGCAACTACTGCTGAAAGGCGTCCAAGAGGTACATCAGTAGCGTCTACTACATACCATTTACGTTCAACTTGGCCTGGTTTAGCCATAAATGTTGTTTTGTTCATGATTTCTCCTATACGAATCGTTTTTGTTTACTGGGCGGATGTTCCGG
This region of Streptococcus suis genomic DNA includes:
- a CDS encoding ATP-binding protein, which gives rise to MNQNLSHYQFSPENQYLDRKSARKKPSELLKHLIAFANADGGQLVIGIEDEKQGNIITGFKDGKAYPIEDFKKIDREMRETPLDLSFEEIPAVNHKGEEDLILVISVELSSNRVIAAPSDEVYLRQGDETVKLSYEQRTQLSYDKGQRFFEDEIVSDATLEDIDDHLVQDFKNRFDISDRSTEEILKARRFLINGKLTKAAILLFGKYPSAFFPQARVRFQRFDGTDMGTGSSFNVIKEVTFDDALPTLIIKVRDFIRTQLREFQYLDDNGQFQILPEYPEFAWVEGVVNAVTHRDYSVYGDHIRVLMFDDRLEIHSPGKLPNIVTVENIKHERFSRNPRIARTLTEFGWVREMNEGVKRIYSEMESAFLHEPKYSEPGNKVVLTLENNIVSRHLRTRDSLEKQFSDFGELTADEQLIIHYMYNSGERMTTAKAVELTGRSRSFVVKMLHKLRDLEIITWFGSSKNDRNQYYLLVDK
- a CDS encoding helix-turn-helix domain-containing protein — translated: MAQEFNGDRLRESRYFRHYSISQLAENVGVSKQMISKYEKNLSKPSSEVLQKIIFELKFPLSFYQTKDKFITTDLGTFYRSKLTSSQTEKKSSEMLKKALALLANFFEDYVDFPKLAEFESHENASPEEVADQIRKSWGLGDNPISSVLRLLETNGFHIAIINSKSEKVDAFGSFVELKMGTDSERYYCILIDQDNNNFFRQQFSLAHELGHWVLHARTVYPQELSNVEYRQMEQEANRFASSFLLPASAFSEDLKGHEEDLVYYLKLKSKWNVSIASMIYRAKDLGLLNSEQYTRLQKRMSARGWRREEPEDTSIPVSRPILAKQAYKLLTDAGLFENQSIVQRFNLKYGYPLPVEILSELMDIPKETLLQERNNIVHLKSRTL
- a CDS encoding DUF5986 family protein codes for the protein MKHSYNIEREVIIKCLEAMSFTTRHLEQDFKVAISETSQNGIYQATWARRADMLQGLFENTSIWKVLHIKRGIWQFDPILNIETGELIAFFSKNNFRTIRNRYFKNGTSTHYTLSLLLKNEGLYPEQEVEQLSLFDADSSEVKRKEADLIRMLGEYCEHVTKIRFLIVDYVGQEAVSASLEDYTPQFLSVGSVDISHLLPSSAGIIRTEAIRDEQVNDLVDEPQLVTLKPIVKGTL
- a CDS encoding Eco57I restriction-modification methylase domain-containing protein; the protein is MISNFEFLAIDIDTAELFRTINMAEENYTHGDYEGTLTKVRKVAENTARLVADREYLDIRERATFNDVLSEIKGLIDNKTIIDHFYDIKGKGNNSAHVLNPEDATKENALKSLKQVFEILAWVMLTYIEPDIKAGAIGQFLEPRAQEMYTTAERKFIYIQTVNNDSGLFNAFEGTQKIGEGTVSSDDIETDWSPNSDFLRTVAPKRINQYMKTSGLPYTLGWVELAYKKATKSWFHDYDVHNVLKRSGIKRADQLEGTEWFKTDLETAKAAIKAVKEGRNYLNITAKESFIEEPVITLRPEQEAAVEQTQKVFKKKDKMLWNAKMRFGKTLTSLQLVKNEAFQKVLIMTHRPVVADSWFDDFKKMKMSEAGYDFGSVNKGETLENLKRGEKPFIYFASIQLLRYNGGQTNLKDFADVDWDLIIIDEAHEGTQTELSDTVMKELVKEHTRILELSGTPFNLLDQFDEEQVYTWDYVMEQQAKKKWELERPNEPNPYETLPKVSMYTFEMKHKERFSDESKSFNFREFFRVSEDGKLVYRQEVCQFLDNITHPDSSTNYPFSTKNYREELRHTLWLMPGVKEANAFEDLLKEHPIFGKEYKIVNVVRGSSSDDGIANDADIEKVRSAIGQDPSQTKTITLTVRKLTTGVNIPEWTAVMFLSNTNSAMNYLQAAFRAQTPFSHEKLGMKTNCYVFDFAPDRALTVMAESAQINSGVGKKNTKAQKQAMARLLNFMPILGASEHGMKTYDVDRMLTQLKKVYAEKAVRSGFEDDSLYNDNLLTLTADDASMFTKLNAIVGKTQSQKTPKKVVINENGLTDEEHEQAERAKKKPKVKRTPEELEVIEKQKEAKKQRKNMISILRGVSIRIPMMIYGMAVDLSKDITIQDFIKQVDDESWKEFMPKGFTKGMFSEITKYYDAEVFIEAGRIIRQRAKSFEDLDFIERAEQIAELFSTFKNPDKETVLTPWRVVNLQVSKSVGGLNFYDDNFESVTDGATSNLHWVDNEIASSIYQKETKILDINSKTGLYPLHSAISLYYQRVAENDDNRFEADQVYQEILANNIYAIAKTPMAKTITERTLTGYRKYKTNVTYIEKLTETLKTDIEQGKKLVEEVFNKVKFDVVIGNPPYQESDNSSGNGSAKPLYDKFIDLAISLSPRYITLITPSVWFLGGKGLDEFRNRLLEDRHFKVFNNYLTPNDVFSNVNLRGGVNFFLWDSSFDNKKSDILVNTFKNGKLFDTGFRPYRLRELDIFISESSSFKLLDKLLKKQMIVGEYENSNRMLYKYISERNPFGIPTTYKLSVESSSANDLRVYASKGNVGYIDSSLISKNTSIIENYKVLTAFANNIGTDLSDDNLNTIIASPKEICTETYLVIGASLNLSLDSSKNLGKYLTTRFVRFLISVAKANQNGTRKTYRFVPLQDFTSNSDIDWSQSISEINAQLYRKYGLSDDEIEFIESKVKEMG
- the rpsI gene encoding 30S ribosomal protein S9; the protein is MAQAQYTGTGRRKNAVARVRLVPGTGKITVNKKDVEEYIPHADLRLVINQPFAVTSTQGSYDVFVNVNGGGYGGQSGAIRHGIARALLQVDPDFRDSLKRAGLLTRDARMVERKKPGLKKARKASQFSKR
- the rplM gene encoding 50S ribosomal protein L13 codes for the protein MNKTTFMAKPGQVERKWYVVDATDVPLGRLSAVVASVLRGKNKPTFTPHTDTGDFVIVINAEKVKLTGKKATDKIYYTHSNHPGGLKSISAGELRSKNAVRLIEKSVKGMLPHNTLGRAQGMKLKVFVGAEHTHAAQQPEVLDISGLI